A window of Syngnathoides biaculeatus isolate LvHL_M chromosome 9, ASM1980259v1, whole genome shotgun sequence contains these coding sequences:
- the smc3 gene encoding structural maintenance of chromosomes protein 3 isoform X2, translating to MVTKNDVMNLLESAGFSRCNPYYIVKQGKINQMATAPDSQRLKLLREVAGTRVYDERKEESISLMKETEGKREKINELLKYIEERLHTLEDEKEELAQYQKWDKMRRALEYTIYNQELNETRAKLDELSSKRETCGDKSRQLRDAQQDARDKVEETERVVRELKSKISAMKEEREQLSAERQEQIKQRTKLELKAKDLQDELAGNSEQRKRLLKERQKLLEKIEEKQKELQETEPKFNMVKEKEERGISRLAQATQERTDLYAKQGRGSQFTSKEERDKWIKKELKSLDQAINDKKRQIAAINKDLEDTETNKEKNLEQYNKLDQDLNEVKTRVEELDKKYYEVKNRKDELQSERNYLWREENAEQQALAAKREDLEKKQQLLRAATGKAILNGIDSINKVLEHFRRKGINQHVINGYHGIVMNNFECEPAFYTCVEVTAGTRLFYHIVETDEVSTKILMEFNKMNLPGEVTFLPLSKLDVRDTAYPETNDAIPMISKLRYSHNFDKAFKHVFGKTLICRSMEVSTQLARAFTMDCITLEGDQVSHRGALTGGYYDTRKSRLELQKDMRKAEEELGELEAKLNENLRRNIERINNEIDQLMNQMQQIETQQRKFKASRDSILSEMKMLKEKRQQSEKTFMPKQRSLQSLEASLHAMESTRESLKDELGTDLLSQLSLEDQRRVDDLNDEIRQLQQDNRQLLNERIKLEGIMTRVETYLNENLRKRLDQVEQELNELRETEGGTVLTATTSELDGINKRVKETLARSEDLDSLVDKTEGEIKDHIKSMDRWKNIEKEQNDAINHDTKELEKMTNRQGMLLKKKEECMKKIRELGSLPQEAFEKYQTLTLKQLFRKLEQCNTELKKYSHVNKKALDQFVNFSEQKEKLIKRQDELDRGYKSIMELMNVLELRKYEAIQLTFKQVSKNFSEVFQKLVPGGKATLVMKKGDAEGSQSQDEEGGADSERGSGSQSSVPSVDQFTGVGIRVSFTGKQGEMREMQQLSGGQKSLVALALIFAIQKCDPAPFYLFDEIDQALDAQHRKAVSDMIVELAGHAQFITTTFRPELLESADKFYGVKFRNKVSHIDVITAEQAKDFVEDDTTHG from the exons atggtgac TAAGAATGATGTCATGAACCTTCTGGAAAGTGCTGGCTTCTCCCGCTGTAACCCCTACTACATTGTCAAACAGGGCAAG attaACCAAATGGCGACAGCACCTGACTCTCAGCGTTTGAAGCTGCTGAGGGAAGTAGCAGGAACAAGAGTGTATGATGAACGCAAAGAGGAGAGTATTTCACTGATGAAGGAAACAG AGGGAAAGAGGGAGAAGATCAATGAGCTGCTGAAATACATCGAGGAGCGTCTGCACACACTGGAAGATGAGAAAGAGGAGCTGGCTCAGTATCAGAAATGGGATAAAATGAGAAGAGCCCTTGAGTACACAATCTACAACCAGGAGCTCAATGAAACACGTGCCAAATTGGACGAG ctgtccTCCAAGAGAGAAACATGTGGTGACAAATCCCGACAGTTACGTGATGCTCAGCAAGATGCAAGGGACAAAGTAGAG GAGACAGAGCGAGTTGTACGCGAATTGAAATCCAAGATCTCTGCCATGAAGGAGGAGAGGGAGCAATTGTCGGCTGAGCGCCAGGAGCAGATTAAACAGAGGACCAAACTAGAGCTGAAGGCCAAGGACCTGCAGGATGAGTTGGCAGGCAATAGTGAACAGAGG AAACGTCTACTGAAAGAGCGTCAAAAGTTACTggagaaaattgaggaaaagcaAAAGGAGCTCCAGGAGACAGAGCCCAAATTCAATATggtgaaagaaaaggaagagcGAGGAATCTCGAG ACTTGCCCAGGCCACACAGGAGAGGACGGACTTGTACGCCAAGCAAGGCCGCGGAAGTCAGTTCACCTCCAAAGAGGAGAGAGACAAATGGATCAAAAAGGAGCTGAAGTCTCTGGACCAAGCCATCAACGATAAAAAGAGGCAAATTGCTGCCATCAATAAAGATTTAGAGGACACAGAGACCAATAAAGAGAAGAACCTGGAGCAGTATAAT AAACTGGACCAAGATCTAAATGAGGTGAAAACCCGCGTTGAGGAGTTGGACAAAAAATACTATGAGGTGAAGAACAGGAAGGATGAGCTGCAAAGTGAAAGAAA CTACCTGTGGCGTGAGGAGAATGCTGAGCAACAGGCCCTGGCGGCCAAACGTGAGGACCTggagaaaaaacagcagctcctCAGAGCAGCCACTGGGAAG gcaatcctGAATGGCATTGACAGCATCAACAAAGTCCTTGAGCATTTCCGCCGCAAGGGCATAAACCAGCATGTGATCAATGGTTACCACGGCATTGTTATGAATAACTTTGAGTGTGAGCCTGCTTTTTACACCTGTGTGGAAGTGACTGCTGGTACCAG ACTGTTCTATCACATTGTGGAGACCGATGAAGTTAGCACCAAAATATTAATGGAGTTCAACAAGATGAATCTTCCCGGAGAAGTCACATTCCTGCCCCTCAGCAAGCTGGATGTCAGGGACACTGCCTACCCAGAGACCAAC GATGCCATTCCGATGATCAGCAAGCTGCGCTACAGCCACAACTTTGACAAAGCCTTCAAGCACGTATTTGGGAAGACCTTGATATGTCGTAGCATGGAGGTTTCCACACAACTGGCTAGAGCTTTCACCATGGACTGTATAACTCTGGAAG GTGACCAGGTGAGTCACCGTGGAGCTCTGACAGGAGGCTATTATGATACTCGAAAGTCTCGTCTTGAGCTGCAGAAGGACATGAGGAAGGCTGAGGAGGAGCTTGGTGAGCTGGAGGCCAAGCTTAATGAGAACCTCCGCAGGAACATTGAAC GCATCAACAATGAGATTGACCAGCTGATGAACCAGATGCAGCAGATTGAGACACAACAGAGGAAGTTTAAGGCCTCCCGCGACAGCATTCTGTCAgagatgaagatgctgaaagagAAGAGGCAGCAGTCAGAGAAGACTTTCATGCCAAAG CAACGCAGTCTTCAGAGTCTGGAGGCCAGCCTTCATGCCATGGAGTCTACAAGGGAGTCCCTAAAGGATGAGTTGGGCACAGATTTGCTTTCCCAGCTCAGCCTGGAAGACCAGAGGCGTGTGGATGACCTAAATGATGAGATCCGTCAGCTTCAGCAG GACAACAGACAATTGCTGAATGAGAGAATCAAATTGGAGGGCATCATGACACGAGTGGAGACATACCTCAATGAGAATTTGAGGAAGCGTCTTGATCAAGTGGAGCAG GAGCTAAACGAGCTACGAGAGACTGAGGGAGGCACTGTACTCACAGCCACAACATCAGAGCTGGATGGCATCAACAAACGGGTCAAGGAAACACTGGCCCGATCAGAAG ATCTGGACTCTTTGGTTGACAAGACAGAGGGGGAGATCAAGGATCATATCAAGAGCATGGATCGCTGGAAGAACATAGAGAAGGAACAAAACGATGCAATCAACCATGACACCAAGGAACTGGAGAAGATGACCAACCGGCAGGGCATGCTGCTCAAGAAAAAAGAGGAGTGCATGAAAAAGATCAGGGAGTTGGGATCACTACCTCAGGAGGCTTTTGAGAAGTACCAGACCCTCACACTCAAACAG TTGTTCCGTAAACTGGAGCAGTGCAACACGGAGCTCAAGAAGTATAGTCACGTGAATAAAAAGGCCTTGGATCAGTTCGTCAACTTTTCTGAGCAAAAAGAGAAACTGATCAAGCGTCAGGATGAGCTGGATCGAGGTTACAAATCCATCATGGAGCTCATGAATGTCCTGGAACTGCGCAAGTATGAAGCCATCCAGCTCACATTCAAACAG GTGTCAAAGAACTTCAGCGAGGTGTTCCAGAAGCTAGTGCCTGGAGGCAAAGCTACTCTGGTGATGAAGAAGGGAGATGCTGAAGGAAGTCAGTCCCAGGATGAAGAAGGCGGGGCAGACAGTGAAAGGGGTTCTGGCTCACAGAGCAGCGTACCCTCTGTGGATCAGTTTACTGGAGTTGGGATCAGG GTGTCATTCACTGGGAAGCAAGGTGAGATGAGAGAAATGCAGCAGCTGTCTGGAGGTCAGAAGTCTCTGGTGGCGCTGGCTCTTATCTTTGCCATCCAAAAGTGTGACCCCGCACCTTTCTACCTTTTTGATGAAATTGACCAGGCACTCGATGCACAGCACAGGAAGGCCGTCTCAG ACATGATTGTTGAGTTGGCCGGCCACGCCCAGTTCATCACTACAACCTTCAGGCCTGAGCTGCTGGAGTCTGCTGACAAGTTTTATGGAGTCAAATTCAGAAACAAG gtgaGTCATATTGATGTGATCACAGCAGAGCAGGCCAAAGACTTTGTGGAGGACGACACCACCCACGGTTAA
- the smc3 gene encoding structural maintenance of chromosomes protein 3 isoform X1 has product MYIKQVIIQGFRSYRDQTVVDPFSPKHNVIVGRNGSGKSNFFYAIQFVLSDEFSHLRPEQRLALLHEGTGPRVISAFVEIIFDNSDNRLPIDKEEVSLRRVIGAKKDQYFLDKKMVTKNDVMNLLESAGFSRCNPYYIVKQGKINQMATAPDSQRLKLLREVAGTRVYDERKEESISLMKETEGKREKINELLKYIEERLHTLEDEKEELAQYQKWDKMRRALEYTIYNQELNETRAKLDELSSKRETCGDKSRQLRDAQQDARDKVEETERVVRELKSKISAMKEEREQLSAERQEQIKQRTKLELKAKDLQDELAGNSEQRKRLLKERQKLLEKIEEKQKELQETEPKFNMVKEKEERGISRLAQATQERTDLYAKQGRGSQFTSKEERDKWIKKELKSLDQAINDKKRQIAAINKDLEDTETNKEKNLEQYNKLDQDLNEVKTRVEELDKKYYEVKNRKDELQSERNYLWREENAEQQALAAKREDLEKKQQLLRAATGKAILNGIDSINKVLEHFRRKGINQHVINGYHGIVMNNFECEPAFYTCVEVTAGTRLFYHIVETDEVSTKILMEFNKMNLPGEVTFLPLSKLDVRDTAYPETNDAIPMISKLRYSHNFDKAFKHVFGKTLICRSMEVSTQLARAFTMDCITLEGDQVSHRGALTGGYYDTRKSRLELQKDMRKAEEELGELEAKLNENLRRNIERINNEIDQLMNQMQQIETQQRKFKASRDSILSEMKMLKEKRQQSEKTFMPKQRSLQSLEASLHAMESTRESLKDELGTDLLSQLSLEDQRRVDDLNDEIRQLQQDNRQLLNERIKLEGIMTRVETYLNENLRKRLDQVEQELNELRETEGGTVLTATTSELDGINKRVKETLARSEDLDSLVDKTEGEIKDHIKSMDRWKNIEKEQNDAINHDTKELEKMTNRQGMLLKKKEECMKKIRELGSLPQEAFEKYQTLTLKQLFRKLEQCNTELKKYSHVNKKALDQFVNFSEQKEKLIKRQDELDRGYKSIMELMNVLELRKYEAIQLTFKQVSKNFSEVFQKLVPGGKATLVMKKGDAEGSQSQDEEGGADSERGSGSQSSVPSVDQFTGVGIRVSFTGKQGEMREMQQLSGGQKSLVALALIFAIQKCDPAPFYLFDEIDQALDAQHRKAVSDMIVELAGHAQFITTTFRPELLESADKFYGVKFRNKVSHIDVITAEQAKDFVEDDTTHG; this is encoded by the exons ATTGACAAAGAAGAAGTCTCTCTTCGTCGTGTGATCGGTGCAAAGAAGGACCAGTATTTCTTGGataaaaaaatggtgac TAAGAATGATGTCATGAACCTTCTGGAAAGTGCTGGCTTCTCCCGCTGTAACCCCTACTACATTGTCAAACAGGGCAAG attaACCAAATGGCGACAGCACCTGACTCTCAGCGTTTGAAGCTGCTGAGGGAAGTAGCAGGAACAAGAGTGTATGATGAACGCAAAGAGGAGAGTATTTCACTGATGAAGGAAACAG AGGGAAAGAGGGAGAAGATCAATGAGCTGCTGAAATACATCGAGGAGCGTCTGCACACACTGGAAGATGAGAAAGAGGAGCTGGCTCAGTATCAGAAATGGGATAAAATGAGAAGAGCCCTTGAGTACACAATCTACAACCAGGAGCTCAATGAAACACGTGCCAAATTGGACGAG ctgtccTCCAAGAGAGAAACATGTGGTGACAAATCCCGACAGTTACGTGATGCTCAGCAAGATGCAAGGGACAAAGTAGAG GAGACAGAGCGAGTTGTACGCGAATTGAAATCCAAGATCTCTGCCATGAAGGAGGAGAGGGAGCAATTGTCGGCTGAGCGCCAGGAGCAGATTAAACAGAGGACCAAACTAGAGCTGAAGGCCAAGGACCTGCAGGATGAGTTGGCAGGCAATAGTGAACAGAGG AAACGTCTACTGAAAGAGCGTCAAAAGTTACTggagaaaattgaggaaaagcaAAAGGAGCTCCAGGAGACAGAGCCCAAATTCAATATggtgaaagaaaaggaagagcGAGGAATCTCGAG ACTTGCCCAGGCCACACAGGAGAGGACGGACTTGTACGCCAAGCAAGGCCGCGGAAGTCAGTTCACCTCCAAAGAGGAGAGAGACAAATGGATCAAAAAGGAGCTGAAGTCTCTGGACCAAGCCATCAACGATAAAAAGAGGCAAATTGCTGCCATCAATAAAGATTTAGAGGACACAGAGACCAATAAAGAGAAGAACCTGGAGCAGTATAAT AAACTGGACCAAGATCTAAATGAGGTGAAAACCCGCGTTGAGGAGTTGGACAAAAAATACTATGAGGTGAAGAACAGGAAGGATGAGCTGCAAAGTGAAAGAAA CTACCTGTGGCGTGAGGAGAATGCTGAGCAACAGGCCCTGGCGGCCAAACGTGAGGACCTggagaaaaaacagcagctcctCAGAGCAGCCACTGGGAAG gcaatcctGAATGGCATTGACAGCATCAACAAAGTCCTTGAGCATTTCCGCCGCAAGGGCATAAACCAGCATGTGATCAATGGTTACCACGGCATTGTTATGAATAACTTTGAGTGTGAGCCTGCTTTTTACACCTGTGTGGAAGTGACTGCTGGTACCAG ACTGTTCTATCACATTGTGGAGACCGATGAAGTTAGCACCAAAATATTAATGGAGTTCAACAAGATGAATCTTCCCGGAGAAGTCACATTCCTGCCCCTCAGCAAGCTGGATGTCAGGGACACTGCCTACCCAGAGACCAAC GATGCCATTCCGATGATCAGCAAGCTGCGCTACAGCCACAACTTTGACAAAGCCTTCAAGCACGTATTTGGGAAGACCTTGATATGTCGTAGCATGGAGGTTTCCACACAACTGGCTAGAGCTTTCACCATGGACTGTATAACTCTGGAAG GTGACCAGGTGAGTCACCGTGGAGCTCTGACAGGAGGCTATTATGATACTCGAAAGTCTCGTCTTGAGCTGCAGAAGGACATGAGGAAGGCTGAGGAGGAGCTTGGTGAGCTGGAGGCCAAGCTTAATGAGAACCTCCGCAGGAACATTGAAC GCATCAACAATGAGATTGACCAGCTGATGAACCAGATGCAGCAGATTGAGACACAACAGAGGAAGTTTAAGGCCTCCCGCGACAGCATTCTGTCAgagatgaagatgctgaaagagAAGAGGCAGCAGTCAGAGAAGACTTTCATGCCAAAG CAACGCAGTCTTCAGAGTCTGGAGGCCAGCCTTCATGCCATGGAGTCTACAAGGGAGTCCCTAAAGGATGAGTTGGGCACAGATTTGCTTTCCCAGCTCAGCCTGGAAGACCAGAGGCGTGTGGATGACCTAAATGATGAGATCCGTCAGCTTCAGCAG GACAACAGACAATTGCTGAATGAGAGAATCAAATTGGAGGGCATCATGACACGAGTGGAGACATACCTCAATGAGAATTTGAGGAAGCGTCTTGATCAAGTGGAGCAG GAGCTAAACGAGCTACGAGAGACTGAGGGAGGCACTGTACTCACAGCCACAACATCAGAGCTGGATGGCATCAACAAACGGGTCAAGGAAACACTGGCCCGATCAGAAG ATCTGGACTCTTTGGTTGACAAGACAGAGGGGGAGATCAAGGATCATATCAAGAGCATGGATCGCTGGAAGAACATAGAGAAGGAACAAAACGATGCAATCAACCATGACACCAAGGAACTGGAGAAGATGACCAACCGGCAGGGCATGCTGCTCAAGAAAAAAGAGGAGTGCATGAAAAAGATCAGGGAGTTGGGATCACTACCTCAGGAGGCTTTTGAGAAGTACCAGACCCTCACACTCAAACAG TTGTTCCGTAAACTGGAGCAGTGCAACACGGAGCTCAAGAAGTATAGTCACGTGAATAAAAAGGCCTTGGATCAGTTCGTCAACTTTTCTGAGCAAAAAGAGAAACTGATCAAGCGTCAGGATGAGCTGGATCGAGGTTACAAATCCATCATGGAGCTCATGAATGTCCTGGAACTGCGCAAGTATGAAGCCATCCAGCTCACATTCAAACAG GTGTCAAAGAACTTCAGCGAGGTGTTCCAGAAGCTAGTGCCTGGAGGCAAAGCTACTCTGGTGATGAAGAAGGGAGATGCTGAAGGAAGTCAGTCCCAGGATGAAGAAGGCGGGGCAGACAGTGAAAGGGGTTCTGGCTCACAGAGCAGCGTACCCTCTGTGGATCAGTTTACTGGAGTTGGGATCAGG GTGTCATTCACTGGGAAGCAAGGTGAGATGAGAGAAATGCAGCAGCTGTCTGGAGGTCAGAAGTCTCTGGTGGCGCTGGCTCTTATCTTTGCCATCCAAAAGTGTGACCCCGCACCTTTCTACCTTTTTGATGAAATTGACCAGGCACTCGATGCACAGCACAGGAAGGCCGTCTCAG ACATGATTGTTGAGTTGGCCGGCCACGCCCAGTTCATCACTACAACCTTCAGGCCTGAGCTGCTGGAGTCTGCTGACAAGTTTTATGGAGTCAAATTCAGAAACAAG gtgaGTCATATTGATGTGATCACAGCAGAGCAGGCCAAAGACTTTGTGGAGGACGACACCACCCACGGTTAA